The Zingiber officinale cultivar Zhangliang chromosome 2A, Zo_v1.1, whole genome shotgun sequence genomic sequence TTTACTAGAATTTCCAGATAAAAAAGTTCTCTTTTATATAATAATGCCAGGCAGGAGCTGCTGGATTGATGTTTCAAGCATTTTTGCTCACGTTAGCTGTTTCGGTGTATTGGACTGGTTCTATCACTCAGCAAACTAGGCTGCTAATCTTTCTATCTTTAATTGTAAGTATCGAAATATCTCTCTTCGTAACTCGCAACTCTGTCTTAACTCATTGCAGAAACGTTCCGCCCTGCTTATTTCTTGTGTCTGTTTTCAACAGGTGGTTTCACGGTTGGGCCATATATCGTATGATGTTGTAGGAACACAGATTCTTCAAATGGGAATTCCGCCTGCCAAAGCAAACTTGATCGGGATAACTGAAGTCTCGATGGCCAGTCTCGCCGAACTTCTCATGTTTGGCGTTGCAATAATTGCAAACGACGTCGCGCATTTTGGTTTCTTGGCTACACTTTCTGTATCTTCTGTTGCAGTGGCTGCCGCGATATTCTGTCAGTGGCTGGCTAACCCAACGAAGAGCCAGAGGGAACTCTTCCAGTTTGATAGAGGATTTTGACAAAATGTATGACTTCTTCCACATCAACATATCAGCATCTATGTAGATGGATAGAGAGTTGTGCCGTAAATGCTGGAGTTTTCATGCTTCCAGTTTCGTTTCCTGGCTCCGGTTTTGTTTTTTCATATTCATTTTATCTAAGAAGAATTTTCGGCGCGTTTGGCTGAGAATGGCATTCTCTGAAGGTTCTTCAGATGGGAATGAAATGAGTTCCTAACATGGATTAACCCTCCATATCATCTAGCCATGTCTCTGCTTTGTCATTTCGATCGCCGATGGATAGTTTAGCTAGCACAGTTGTAACCAGAGTTCATCGCGTGTACATAACACGTAGAAAACGACATCATCCAAAGGAAATCATCTGATGCTGTGTTACATACCGATTCAAGGAATATAAATTGTGTTTATGATTCAAAACATTGTGTTGGATTGTGttttttgaaatgattattcaTGTTTGGTTACAAAATTAACATCATGTTAAACTATCTCTCTTCGGATGGATCTAGTGGTTAACGCATGTAGTGTTATTACaatgagatctggggttcgaatttcggcaaagtcgaggtaaatacttctcttatgtgctagtcaatATTCCAAatgctagtagtcgtccgtgatttatctcctccgtgttgaccttgggacgggttgacgggggtcTAAGgacgagcgtattcatcttttatcatAATATTTAAATGTGAATCAATTGTTGGAAGAGATATACTCCATTCTATTGTTGGAAGAGTTGGTTATCTCAATTAAAAATAATCAGGATTGATCCCTTGGATTGAGGGCATTCATCAAAATCGACTGgtcaatcattttaaaattgaataaattaaaattaattgaattgatttttttataattttattatcaaaATTGAATCAATTAAGTTGATGagtattgaattaattaaatttatatgagttttaatttaatggatttataaaatttaaaatcaaaattaattttaaattaattttaaattaattacttAAACTTTATGGGTTAGAATGATTAATTTGGTTTAATCAAATTTTTACTCACCTCTAATATCAACTGCTATTATTAACCCTACTTCTAAGGACGCTCAACGACTTCCCTCCAAAATTATCCAATCTGTTTCCTTCCCTCCATTACTCACCCAAATTTCAAATATTAATACCGACCCTTCCGTGCCTTTCTCCCTTGCGTTGGCCCCTTCTCCTTCATTCTTTCATTGTGTTTAGCGATGGCTTCTTTCGTCGTCGTCCTCCTCGCCCTCTCCTCCTCCAGCCTCTTCCTTAACCCTGTCACCGGAGTCTGCATCCCTCGCAACGCCTCGATCACCTTCGATTTAGCAGCCTCCCCGGTGGCATCGTCGCCTGAACCGCAGAGTGTTCAGGGGCCATCCAAACAACAAGAGGCTTCAGCTCCAGCGGCACAGGATGATTCTGTTTTTCCGGTTGGTGGCGGCTTCGGCGACGGCCATCTCTCGCTGCCTCCCCTCCTCCAAGCGGCGGTGGCCTCGCTGTGCCAGAAAACCGACTACCCGGATCTGTGCTTGTCATCGGCGCAGCAGTTCCTGTCGGCCAGCGCCGGGTGGCAGGTGGACGCGGCAACGTTTCTGAAGGTGCAAATGGCGGCGTGCCGAGCGAGGGTGGAGGCGGCGAAGGGAGAGGTGGCGGCGCTGCTGAAGCAGCCAGGAACGACCGCGCGGGTGGCGAGCACGCTCCAGGTGTGCGCCGACAGCTACGATGACGCGTTCGACAACCTGGACGCGGCCGGCAACGCCGTGGCGGCGCGCGACAAAGACACCGTCAACATCATGCTCTCCGCCCTCGTCGACGACTTCGCCACCTGCGAGGACGGCTTCACCGAGATGCAGGACACCTCGCCGCTCTCCGCCGTCGACGACGCGCTCTCCAAGCTCGGCAGCAATTGCCTCGCCATCGCCGACTTGATCTAAATGAACTTGAATTgaagaaaattaaacagaaaTGAAAAAAAGTTGACTGAATCGTTCATCTATTTGAATCTGGATTTATTTTTATTCGATTGAAGATCTCAAACAGTTTCTATGATTAGATAACGATCGAATTTACACGCTCATTTCTCTCTGTTCACAATCTGTTCGCTTGgaatttttatttgtttctttCATCGGAGTTTAATTCTACCGGCCACATGGATAAACACGAAGCGGTACGTCAGTCGACGCCATGGCGGCCATGGCCGGGTGTGTCGGCCGCCACGGGTCTTCCTCCACCAGGCAGTGCAGCGACCGCAGCGTCTCCGTCAGCCGCTCCGCCTCCGCCCTGAGCGCGGCGTTCTCCGCC encodes the following:
- the LOC122043858 gene encoding pectinesterase inhibitor 12-like, with protein sequence MASFVVVLLALSSSSLFLNPVTGVCIPRNASITFDLAASPVASSPEPQSVQGPSKQQEASAPAAQDDSVFPVGGGFGDGHLSLPPLLQAAVASLCQKTDYPDLCLSSAQQFLSASAGWQVDAATFLKVQMAACRARVEAAKGEVAALLKQPGTTARVASTLQVCADSYDDAFDNLDAAGNAVAARDKDTVNIMLSALVDDFATCEDGFTEMQDTSPLSAVDDALSKLGSNCLAIADLI